One region of Yersinia bercovieri ATCC 43970 genomic DNA includes:
- the gppA gene encoding guanosine-5'-triphosphate,3'-diphosphate diphosphatase, whose product MLSSTSLYAAIDLGSNSFHMLVVREVAGSIQTLARIKRKVRLAAGLDSQNHLSQDAMERGWQCLKLFSERLQDIPRDQIRVVATATLRLATNAEEFLQTAIEILGCPIQVISGEEEARLIYHGVAHTTGGPEQRLVVDIGGGSTELVTGNGAQANVLVSLSMGCVTWLERYFGDRNLAKENFERAELAAHEMIKPVAARFREHGWQICVGASGTVQALQEIMVAQGMDELITLPKLQQLKQRAIQCGKLEELEIPGLTLERALVFPSGLSILIAIFQELAIESMTLAGGALREGLVYGMLHLPVEQDIRSRTIRNLQRRYILDTEQAKRVSKLADNFLLQVEKEWHLDRRCRELLQNTCLIHEIGLSVDFKRAPQHAAYLIRNLDLPGFTPAQKLLLSALLQNQCDTLDLTLLNQQNALPVDMAQHLCRLLRLAIIFASRRRDDTLPAIRLSAKGEALYVLLPQGWLQQHPYRAEALEQESHWQSYVQWPLFLEEFN is encoded by the coding sequence ATGCTAAGTTCCACCTCGCTTTATGCTGCCATCGATCTTGGCTCCAACAGTTTTCATATGTTGGTGGTACGTGAGGTGGCAGGGAGTATCCAGACACTGGCCCGCATCAAACGGAAAGTCCGTCTGGCGGCGGGTCTGGATAGCCAGAATCACTTATCACAAGACGCGATGGAACGCGGCTGGCAATGCTTGAAGCTCTTCTCCGAGCGTTTACAGGACATTCCTCGGGATCAGATCCGCGTGGTCGCCACGGCTACCCTGCGTCTGGCCACTAACGCTGAAGAGTTCCTGCAAACGGCAATCGAGATCCTCGGCTGCCCTATTCAGGTCATCAGCGGCGAGGAAGAAGCTCGGCTGATTTATCACGGGGTAGCACATACTACCGGTGGGCCAGAGCAGCGTCTGGTGGTCGATATTGGCGGTGGCAGCACAGAGCTGGTGACTGGCAATGGCGCACAAGCGAATGTTTTAGTTAGTTTATCAATGGGTTGCGTCACCTGGCTAGAGCGCTATTTCGGTGACCGCAATCTGGCAAAAGAGAATTTTGAACGCGCTGAACTGGCCGCACATGAGATGATCAAACCGGTCGCGGCGCGCTTTCGTGAGCATGGCTGGCAAATTTGTGTCGGTGCTTCGGGCACGGTACAGGCCCTGCAAGAGATCATGGTCGCCCAAGGCATGGATGAGCTGATCACCTTACCCAAATTGCAGCAACTCAAGCAAAGAGCCATTCAGTGCGGCAAATTGGAAGAGTTGGAGATCCCCGGCCTAACACTGGAGCGGGCGCTGGTTTTCCCCAGTGGATTATCTATCTTGATCGCGATATTCCAAGAGTTGGCGATTGAAAGTATGACGCTGGCGGGCGGCGCACTGCGCGAAGGGCTGGTCTACGGTATGCTTCATTTACCGGTGGAACAGGATATTCGCAGCCGCACCATCCGAAATTTGCAGCGCCGCTATATACTCGACACCGAGCAAGCCAAGCGGGTGAGCAAACTGGCCGATAACTTTTTGCTACAGGTAGAAAAAGAGTGGCATCTCGACCGCCGATGTCGGGAGTTATTGCAAAATACCTGTTTGATTCATGAAATTGGCCTTAGCGTCGATTTTAAGCGCGCTCCCCAACATGCGGCTTACCTGATTCGCAATCTGGATCTCCCCGGTTTTACCCCTGCGCAAAAGTTACTGCTCTCTGCGCTGCTACAAAATCAGTGTGATACCCTCGATTTAACCCTGTTGAATCAGCAAAATGCCTTGCCGGTAGATATGGCACAGCACCTGTGTCGTTTGCTGCGTCTGGCGATTATTTTTGCCAGCCGTCGGCGAGACGATACACTGCCTGCAATCAGATTGTCGGCCAAGGGTGAAGCACTCTATGTGCTGCTACCTCAGGGCTGGCTGCAACAGCACCCCTATCGAGCGGAAGCGCTGGAACAAGAGAGTCATTGGCAAAGCTATGTCCAGTGGCCTCTCTTCCTCGAAGAGTTTAACTAA
- the rhlB gene encoding ATP-dependent RNA helicase RhlB, which yields MSKTHLTEQKFSDFALHPLVIQALENKGFEYCTPIQALALPLTLSGRDVAGQAQTGTGKTLAFLASTFHYLLSNPAQEGRQTNQPRALIMAPTRELAVQIHSDAESLSQITGLKLGLAYGGDGYDKQLKVLESGVDILIGTTGRLIDYAKQNYINLGAIQVVVLDEADRMYDLGFIKDIRWLFRRMPSVDKRLNMLFSATLSYRVRELAFEQMNNAEYVEVEPLQKTGHRIQEELFYPSNEEKMRLLQTLIEEEWPDRCIIFANTKHRCEEIWGHLAADGHRVGLLTGDVAQKKRLRILEDFTKGDLDILVATDVAARGLHIPLVTHVFNYDLPDDCEDYVHRIGRTGRAGESGHSISLACEEYALNLPAIETYTGHSIPVSKYNSDALLTDLPAPKRLARTRTGNGPRRNSAPRRSGAPRNNNRKRPS from the coding sequence ATGAGCAAAACACACTTGACCGAACAGAAGTTTTCCGACTTCGCCCTGCACCCGCTAGTTATTCAAGCCCTTGAAAACAAAGGGTTTGAGTATTGCACGCCGATCCAGGCGCTAGCATTGCCACTCACTCTCTCCGGGCGTGATGTAGCGGGTCAGGCGCAAACAGGAACCGGCAAGACGCTGGCTTTCTTAGCGTCTACTTTCCATTATTTGCTTTCTAACCCCGCACAAGAGGGTCGCCAGACTAATCAACCACGCGCTTTGATTATGGCACCAACGCGTGAATTGGCTGTGCAAATTCACTCCGATGCAGAATCACTTTCCCAGATAACCGGGCTGAAATTAGGGCTGGCTTATGGTGGTGATGGCTACGACAAACAGCTTAAAGTGCTGGAGAGTGGCGTTGATATTCTGATCGGGACAACTGGCCGTTTAATCGATTACGCTAAACAAAATTATATTAACCTCGGGGCGATTCAGGTTGTGGTCTTGGATGAAGCGGATCGTATGTACGATTTGGGCTTTATCAAAGATATCCGCTGGCTGTTCCGCCGTATGCCTTCCGTTGATAAGCGTTTAAACATGCTGTTCTCTGCCACCCTCTCGTACCGTGTACGTGAATTGGCCTTCGAACAGATGAACAATGCAGAATATGTTGAAGTGGAACCGTTACAAAAAACGGGCCACCGCATTCAGGAAGAGCTGTTCTACCCTTCAAATGAAGAAAAAATGCGTCTGCTTCAGACGTTGATTGAAGAAGAGTGGCCAGACCGCTGCATTATTTTTGCCAATACCAAACATCGTTGCGAAGAGATCTGGGGCCATCTGGCTGCTGACGGCCATCGTGTCGGTTTGCTGACCGGTGATGTCGCTCAGAAAAAACGCCTGCGGATTTTGGAAGATTTCACCAAAGGTGATTTGGATATTCTGGTTGCGACTGACGTTGCCGCTCGTGGTCTACACATTCCACTGGTGACCCATGTCTTCAACTATGACCTGCCCGACGATTGCGAAGACTATGTTCACCGCATTGGTCGTACTGGTCGTGCTGGCGAAAGTGGTCACTCCATCAGCCTGGCATGTGAAGAGTACGCGTTAAACTTACCGGCTATCGAGACTTACACCGGTCATAGCATTCCGGTCAGCAAATATAATAGTGATGCGCTATTAACAGATTTGCCGGCGCCAAAACGTCTGGCCCGTACCCGTACTGGGAATGGCCCACGCCGTAACTCTGCCCCACGTCGTAGTGGTGCACCACGGAATAATAACCGTAAGCGACCGAGCTGA
- the trxA gene encoding thioredoxin TrxA codes for MSDKIIHLSDESFDTDVLKASGLVLVDFWAEWCGPCKMIAPILDEIAEEYEGRLTITKLNIDDNQGTAPKYGIRGIPTLLLFRDGEVVATKVGALSKGQLKAFLDANL; via the coding sequence ATGAGCGATAAAATTATTCACCTGAGTGACGAAAGCTTCGACACTGACGTGCTAAAAGCCAGCGGCCTGGTTCTGGTCGATTTCTGGGCTGAATGGTGTGGTCCGTGCAAGATGATTGCTCCGATTTTGGATGAAATTGCTGAAGAGTACGAAGGCAGACTAACCATCACTAAACTGAATATTGATGACAATCAGGGCACGGCACCTAAATATGGTATTCGTGGTATCCCAACATTGTTGTTGTTCCGTGATGGTGAAGTGGTTGCCACCAAGGTGGGTGCATTGTCTAAAGGCCAGTTAAAAGCATTCTTGGATGCAAATCTGTAA